GGCTGACCCTAATATAGCCGATGCTACCAGCGGAACGGTATTACTGACTGTGGCGCAACCTTATTCTAATCATAACGGAGGTACTATAAAGTTTGGTCCTGACGGCTATCTTTACATCGGAATGGGAGACGGCGGCAGTGGCGGTGACCCGGGCAACAGAGCGCAGAACATCAATGAAAATTTGGGCAAAATACTCCGCATCGATGTAGATTCGGGTTCTCCTTACGGCATTCCTCCCACCAACCCTTATGTGGGCATAGCCGGTAATGATGAAATTTGGTCTATAGGGATGCGTAACCCTTGGAAGTTTTCTTTTAACCGCTTGAATGGTGATTTGTGGATTGCTGATGTAGGTCAGGATGCCATTGAAGAAATTGATAAAATAACCAGCCCTTTGCCTAATACGGGATTGAATTTTGGCTGGCGTTGTTATGAAGCCAATGCGGTTTATGACACTTCTTCGGGCACTTGCCCTTCGTATGCATCAACCGTAGCGCCATTTTCGCAATACAACCAAACGGCTTCCCGTTGTTCTATTACCGGGGGATATTTTTATACCGGAACGGCTTATCCTAATTTTGTCAATAAGTACATTTTTGCCGATTACTGCTCGGGGGAAATTGGCACTGTGGATAGTTCGGGGACACTTACTTGGGGTTATGATGCCTCCTTTTTAATAACCACTTTCGGAGAAGATAAAGATGGCGAACTCTATGTAGGAGGCGGCAGTACTATTTATAAAGTAATCGATACTTCGCTTGGCGTGCATAGTTTCAACCAAAACGGGTTGAGTTTTTATCCGAATCCGGCTAAGACGGAGATTTTTATTAAAAACGAATCAGCCACCACACTTTCTCAAGTCACTATTTTTGATTTGACCGGTAAAGTGGTGCTTACCCAAACCGAAAACCTATCTACTGTAGGCATTACAACCCTGGCAAAAGGGCTTTACCTGCTCGCGGTAGAAGATACAGCCGGAAACCGATACCAGTCTAAGTTAATCGTAGAATAATTACGGGGCCGGGTCAGGATAAGTAGCTTGTATTTTATTGATTTCCGCCAAAAGTGCCGGCGATAACACCACGT
Above is a genomic segment from Flavobacterium phycosphaerae containing:
- a CDS encoding PQQ-dependent sugar dehydrogenase, with amino-acid sequence MKKIILFVSLFLASKSIGQVIGTQSFASGFTSLTEITHAPDDSRLFAVQQGGIIKIVNANGTVNSTPFLTLTSTTILSGGERGLLGLAFHPNYATNGYFYVNYTRAVDGATVIARYSVSADPNIADATSGTVLLTVAQPYSNHNGGTIKFGPDGYLYIGMGDGGSGGDPGNRAQNINENLGKILRIDVDSGSPYGIPPTNPYVGIAGNDEIWSIGMRNPWKFSFNRLNGDLWIADVGQDAIEEIDKITSPLPNTGLNFGWRCYEANAVYDTSSGTCPSYASTVAPFSQYNQTASRCSITGGYFYTGTAYPNFVNKYIFADYCSGEIGTVDSSGTLTWGYDASFLITTFGEDKDGELYVGGGSTIYKVIDTSLGVHSFNQNGLSFYPNPAKTEIFIKNESATTLSQVTIFDLTGKVVLTQTENLSTVGITTLAKGLYLLAVEDTAGNRYQSKLIVE